The Spirosoma radiotolerans genome has a window encoding:
- a CDS encoding M23 family metallopeptidase encodes MKQRLIYNLVVAALFGSGVVLGQTSPPSAPTKPAAQTGYIQPGTIEAGYFQFPIQPGGANSLSGGMGDLRPNHFHAGLDIRTGGREGLDVHAAADGYVARIAVFTGGYGNVIFIKHPNGLTTVYGHLKALKDTLGTYLREQQYQKKTFEIDLRPQPGQFPVKQGDVIAASGNTGGSGGPHLHFEIRDVKDNLINPLLYNFSEIQDNVPPYFERIAMKTMTPTSRINGEYQRISFVPVRQSDGSYTITKPITASGLIGMEVLAYDKTSGSPYRNGISCLEIRLDGREVFAYNMNSFPNEQTRFMNIHENYEVEQTTGQRYHRAYIADGNILNLYKLQSNAAYRGRLPLLDGQAHEVTLILYDAYDHSAKLTFTIMPEVATTNPLRTDSIAVQPASYSPESVNGETAATVTTDENVLKLTVRNIVAGNAPVAKLITGRTVVEQPVSYVRNNQAVYLIDLRQALPDSVQFGRGVIRTNFKKRVIPGRAEVVTDGNTRLEFGAKTLFDTLHLAMRPLPGGGIEINQPTIPLNDYLTVQYVPNYSITIDTMRTKAYWVSGGRESFLGGKWSKGKIEFKTRSLGRFQLMTDANPPSVEILSATPKGITAKIRDDLSGISEFRALVNGEWVLMQYDYKRALLWSDKLNPEEPFEAGAEVLVQVKDHAGNIGSDSTTIDVPRQPVKRKAAPKKGRKR; translated from the coding sequence TTGAAACAAAGACTAATTTATAATCTGGTAGTAGCTGCTCTGTTTGGTTCAGGGGTAGTCCTTGGACAAACCAGCCCTCCGTCTGCACCGACCAAACCCGCTGCTCAGACGGGCTACATTCAGCCCGGCACGATCGAGGCCGGTTATTTTCAATTTCCGATTCAGCCCGGTGGGGCAAACTCCCTCTCAGGTGGCATGGGCGACTTGCGCCCCAATCACTTTCATGCAGGTCTGGATATTCGTACCGGCGGCCGCGAAGGACTGGATGTCCATGCGGCTGCTGATGGTTACGTAGCACGAATTGCTGTATTCACGGGGGGCTATGGAAATGTCATTTTCATCAAACATCCCAACGGTCTGACCACCGTTTATGGCCATTTGAAGGCCCTGAAAGATACCCTCGGCACTTACCTGCGTGAGCAGCAATACCAGAAAAAAACTTTTGAGATTGACCTCCGTCCGCAACCGGGCCAGTTTCCGGTTAAGCAGGGGGATGTGATTGCGGCTTCGGGCAATACGGGTGGGTCGGGTGGACCGCACCTTCATTTCGAAATTCGAGATGTCAAAGACAATTTGATCAATCCATTGCTGTATAATTTTTCGGAAATCCAGGACAACGTACCGCCCTATTTCGAACGAATTGCCATGAAAACGATGACGCCCACCTCGCGCATCAATGGCGAGTATCAACGCATCAGTTTCGTCCCCGTGCGTCAGTCCGATGGCTCTTACACGATAACGAAACCCATTACGGCGTCGGGTCTGATCGGAATGGAGGTGTTAGCCTATGATAAAACGAGTGGCTCTCCGTACCGAAACGGCATCAGTTGTCTGGAAATTCGGCTCGATGGGCGGGAAGTGTTTGCCTACAACATGAACAGTTTCCCGAATGAGCAAACCCGGTTTATGAACATCCACGAGAACTACGAAGTGGAGCAGACCACCGGCCAGCGTTACCACCGAGCCTACATTGCGGATGGCAATATTCTGAATCTATACAAGCTACAAAGTAACGCGGCTTACCGGGGTCGATTACCGTTGCTGGATGGCCAAGCGCACGAGGTCACCTTAATTCTTTACGACGCCTACGACCATTCTGCCAAATTGACCTTTACGATCATGCCCGAAGTAGCAACGACCAACCCGCTCCGGACAGACTCCATAGCCGTTCAGCCGGCAAGCTACTCGCCTGAATCAGTCAACGGAGAGACAGCCGCGACCGTCACTACTGACGAAAATGTACTGAAGTTAACGGTCCGAAATATAGTCGCTGGCAATGCACCAGTCGCTAAACTTATCACAGGTCGGACCGTTGTGGAACAACCGGTTAGTTATGTTCGCAACAACCAAGCGGTTTATCTTATAGATTTGCGGCAGGCTTTGCCCGACTCGGTTCAGTTTGGCCGGGGTGTGATCCGAACAAATTTCAAAAAACGGGTAATACCGGGGCGGGCCGAGGTCGTTACTGATGGAAACACACGATTGGAGTTTGGCGCTAAAACATTGTTCGACACGTTACACCTGGCCATGCGGCCGTTGCCGGGAGGAGGAATCGAAATTAACCAGCCGACTATTCCACTCAACGATTACCTAACGGTTCAGTACGTACCGAATTACTCAATTACCATCGATACCATGCGCACCAAAGCGTATTGGGTAAGTGGCGGTCGCGAAAGTTTTCTGGGTGGAAAATGGAGCAAAGGCAAGATTGAATTTAAAACCCGTTCGCTGGGCCGCTTCCAGTTAATGACCGATGCCAATCCGCCGTCGGTCGAAATTTTGAGCGCGACACCCAAAGGCATCACGGCCAAAATTAGGGATGATCTGTCCGGCATTTCTGAATTCAGGGCACTAGTGAATGGCGAATGGGTACTTATGCAATATGATTACAAACGAGCCCTGTTGTGGTCAGACAAGCTGAATCCAGAGGAACCGTTTGAGGCCGGTGCCGAAGTGCTGGTTCAGGTTAAAGATCATGCCGGAAACATTGGCTCCGACAGTACAACCATTGACGTGCCCCGTCAGCCGGTAAAGCGTAAAGCCGCGCCGAAAAAGGGACGAAAAAGATGA